From one Prochlorococcus marinus XMU1404 genomic stretch:
- the metH gene encoding methionine synthase: protein MESFRTYLNRDEKPLIIFDGGTGTSFQNLNLTADDFGGKELEGCNENLVLSSPKVVEKVHNSFLEAGCHVIETNTFGASSIVLDEYDIADKAYEINKNAALIAKKAAAKYASVDKPRFVAGSIGPTTKLPTLGHIDFDELKQSYKEQIYGLTDGGVDLLLIETCQDVLQIKSALLASKEVLDSKNIDIPIMVSITMETTGTMLVGSDIASALTILEPFNIDILGLNCATGPEQMKEHIKYLSENSPFAISCIPNAGLPENIGGVAHYRLKPIELKMQLMNFIYDFNVQLIGGCCGTTPEHIKYLSSIIDEIIYNERSNKNGNNNQSGYIPSASSIYNSVPYKQDNSILIVGERLNASGSKKVRELLNNDDWDGLVSIAKQQQKENAHVLDVNVDYVGRDGVKDMKELTSRLVTNINLPLMIDSTDADKMESGLKSAGGKCIINSTNYEDGNDRFDQVLNLALGYGSALVVGTIDEDGMARNAEKKYNIVKRAINRTRECGLSDYELFFDPLALPISTGIEEDRLNAKETITAISKIREKFPDIHIILGISNISFGLSPLSRINLNSIFLDECIKAGLDSAIIAPNKILPLSKVSEETKKLCLDLIYDKREFEDDICIYDPLVELTKAFQDLSIQDFKKASSENKNLTLEESLKNHIIDGEKIGLEDQLNKALKTYKPLEIINTFLLDGMKVVGDLFGSGQMQLPFVLQSAETMKFAVSILEPYMETVDESISNGKLLIATVKGDVHDIGKNLVDIILTNNGYDVINLGIKQDVSAIIDAQKKHNADCIAMSGLLVKSTAFMKDNLEAFNNENISVPVILGGAALTPKFVNEDCSKIYKGKILYGKDAFTDLKFMNEYMDNKKKGNWSNTEGFINNEGININLASSKSNSQAFKKSISIHTETSKLNLKENFIRSTFINEEKPIQAPFLGTKVLNEVDIDLNKLIFYLDTKALFSGQWQIKKGKNQSVDEYNNYLDSYAKPLLDRWLETIIEKKLITPKAVYGYFRCGRKDNSIFLFDDKLLNKISQFTFPRQKSGNNLCIADFYCDLKNDKPIDIFPMQAVTMGDIASEFSQKLFKEDKYSDYLLFHGLTVQLAEALAEYVHALIRIECGFRTEEPDKNREILAQKYRGARYSFGYPACPKVSDSNIQLSLLDAKRINLTMDESEQLHPEQSTTAIISLHSKAKYFSA from the coding sequence ATGCATCAGTTGATAAGCCAAGGTTTGTTGCTGGCTCAATTGGACCAACTACTAAATTACCCACATTAGGACATATAGATTTTGATGAATTAAAGCAATCATATAAAGAACAAATATATGGTCTTACAGATGGAGGAGTTGATCTTCTTTTAATTGAGACTTGTCAAGATGTATTACAAATCAAATCTGCCTTATTAGCGTCTAAAGAAGTACTTGATAGTAAAAATATAGATATACCTATAATGGTATCGATAACAATGGAAACAACAGGTACAATGCTTGTTGGATCTGACATCGCCTCTGCATTAACAATATTAGAGCCATTTAATATAGATATCCTTGGACTGAATTGTGCAACTGGTCCAGAACAAATGAAAGAACATATTAAATATTTGTCTGAAAATTCTCCCTTCGCTATAAGCTGTATTCCCAATGCAGGACTACCTGAAAATATTGGTGGTGTAGCTCACTACAGATTAAAGCCAATAGAATTAAAGATGCAGTTAATGAATTTTATATATGACTTTAACGTTCAATTAATAGGTGGATGTTGCGGTACGACACCTGAACATATTAAATATCTTTCTTCAATAATCGATGAAATTATTTATAACGAAAGGTCTAACAAAAATGGTAATAACAATCAAAGTGGTTATATTCCTTCTGCATCATCAATATATAATTCTGTCCCTTACAAACAAGACAATTCTATCTTGATTGTTGGAGAAAGATTAAATGCAAGTGGATCTAAAAAGGTAAGGGAGTTATTAAATAACGACGATTGGGATGGACTAGTTTCAATTGCCAAGCAACAACAAAAAGAAAATGCACACGTTCTTGATGTGAATGTTGATTATGTGGGGAGAGACGGAGTGAAAGATATGAAGGAATTAACTTCAAGACTAGTTACAAATATAAATTTGCCATTAATGATTGACTCTACAGATGCTGACAAAATGGAAAGTGGATTAAAGTCAGCTGGTGGTAAATGTATTATAAATTCAACCAATTACGAAGACGGCAATGATAGGTTTGATCAAGTTCTAAATTTAGCCTTAGGATATGGTTCAGCTCTTGTTGTCGGAACTATTGATGAAGATGGAATGGCAAGGAATGCAGAAAAAAAATATAACATTGTTAAACGAGCGATTAATAGAACTAGAGAATGTGGCTTGTCAGATTATGAGCTATTTTTTGATCCATTAGCTCTGCCAATATCTACTGGGATAGAAGAAGATAGATTGAACGCTAAAGAAACAATTACTGCTATATCAAAAATTCGTGAAAAATTCCCAGATATTCATATCATACTGGGGATATCAAACATTAGTTTTGGTCTTTCACCATTATCAAGAATTAATCTAAATTCAATATTTCTAGATGAATGCATTAAAGCAGGATTGGATTCTGCTATCATCGCACCAAACAAAATCTTGCCATTATCAAAAGTTTCTGAAGAAACTAAAAAGCTTTGCTTAGATTTGATATATGACAAAAGAGAATTTGAAGATGATATTTGTATTTATGATCCACTAGTAGAGTTAACGAAGGCTTTTCAAGATTTATCTATTCAAGATTTCAAAAAAGCATCTTCAGAAAATAAAAACCTTACTCTGGAAGAAAGTCTAAAGAATCATATTATTGATGGAGAAAAAATAGGTTTAGAGGATCAATTAAATAAAGCGTTAAAAACATATAAACCTCTTGAAATAATTAATACCTTTTTACTAGATGGAATGAAAGTTGTAGGAGATTTATTTGGCTCTGGTCAAATGCAATTGCCATTTGTACTCCAATCCGCTGAAACAATGAAATTTGCAGTTTCAATTTTAGAACCATATATGGAAACTGTAGATGAAAGCATATCAAATGGAAAACTCTTAATTGCAACTGTTAAAGGCGATGTTCATGATATTGGAAAAAATTTGGTTGACATAATACTTACAAATAATGGTTATGACGTAATAAATCTTGGAATAAAGCAAGATGTATCAGCGATTATAGACGCACAAAAAAAGCACAATGCAGATTGCATTGCTATGAGCGGATTACTTGTTAAATCAACTGCTTTTATGAAAGATAATTTAGAGGCTTTTAACAATGAAAATATTAGTGTACCAGTAATATTAGGAGGAGCAGCCTTAACCCCAAAATTTGTAAATGAGGACTGCAGCAAAATTTATAAAGGGAAAATATTGTACGGAAAAGATGCGTTCACTGATCTTAAATTCATGAATGAATATATGGATAATAAAAAAAAGGGTAATTGGTCAAATACAGAGGGCTTCATTAACAATGAGGGTATAAATATTAATTTAGCTTCATCAAAATCCAACTCTCAAGCTTTTAAAAAATCAATATCCATACATACGGAGACTTCTAAATTAAATTTAAAAGAAAATTTTATAAGATCTACATTTATAAATGAAGAAAAACCAATTCAAGCCCCTTTCTTGGGGACGAAAGTCTTGAACGAAGTTGATATAGATTTAAATAAGTTAATTTTTTATTTAGATACAAAAGCTCTATTTAGCGGACAATGGCAAATAAAAAAAGGAAAAAACCAAAGCGTAGATGAATATAATAATTATTTGGATTCATATGCTAAACCATTGTTAGATAGATGGTTAGAGACAATTATAGAAAAAAAACTTATTACACCCAAAGCTGTTTATGGATATTTCAGATGCGGAAGAAAAGATAATAGTATTTTCTTATTTGATGATAAATTATTAAATAAAATTTCCCAATTTACTTTCCCAAGACAAAAATCTGGGAATAATTTATGCATAGCTGATTTTTATTGTGATTTAAAAAATGATAAACCGATAGATATATTTCCTATGCAGGCAGTAACGATGGGCGATATTGCTAGTGAATTTTCTCAAAAATTATTTAAAGAAGATAAATATAGCGATTATTTATTATTCCATGGACTTACAGTGCAATTAGCAGAAGCTCTAGCTGAGTATGTCCATGCATTAATTCGTATTGAATGTGGTTTTAGGACTGAAGAACCTGACAAAAATAGAGAAATACTAGCTCAAAAATATAGAGGAGCTAGATATTCTTTTGGTTATCCTGCATGTCCAAAAGTATCTGATTCAAACATACAATTATCATTGTTGGATGCAAAAAGAATAAACTTGACCATGGATGAATCTGAACAACTTCATCCAGAACAAAGTACTACAGCAATCATTTCACTACACTCAAAAGCTAAATATT